The genome window GACAAACGGAAACACAACCTGTCATTTACTAAAAATTAACGGTATGAAAGCTAAATTACTAAGTGCGTTTGCACTCGTTCTGATGCTTACTGTCGGCGCTTATGCCCAGGACAGTACAGCGATGAGTAAGAAAGAGATGCGTAAGATGGAGAAAGCGGAACGCAAAGCCCGTCTGAAAGAAGACATGAAAAACACCGGTCAAAGCATTGGCGAGACGGCTACCGAAGTCGGTCAGGGCGCAAAGCGGAAGGCAAAAGTAGCTGGTGAAGCCATCAGCAACGGAGCCAACAAAGTTGGTGATGCAGTTACCAACGAAGTCGATAAAGTAAAGGCAAAGCGTGATTCATCGCGTGCTGCCAAGCGTGATTCGCTGTAGTCGTTCGCTTACTTAGCTGTTCATGAAAAAGTCGCCCAATATCACTGTTGGGCGACTTTTTCATTTATGGATGAAGACAGTTTAACGGAGGTTGCAGGATTTTATCGTTTTACGCATTGCTTGTCATTTAGCGAACAGACACTGCATTGCCTACACGGTACGTTTGTTCAATCCAGTTTGGCGCTGATTTTGGGGTATTTGCCACGCCAGTGCTTCCACCGTTTATGCGACCAGAGCCAGTCGGAAGGGTAGTTACGAATGGTTTCTTCCAGTAGGTCGCGGTAGTTTTCCAGAATAGCGCCCGGCGGCAGCGTCGTGTAGGGCGGCTCGCCGATAAGGGTGAAAGTAACTTCATAATAGCCGCGCCGGATTCGTCTCAGCTGCGTATAAAAAACGGGTAGCTGCCGGCTGCGGGCCAATCGCTCTGTGCCGGGATAGAAAGGCGTATCCTGATGCAGGAAATCCGTCCAGTAAGCTTGTTCCGGCACGTCGGGGACCTGATCGGCTACGAGGGCAATGATGCGCGGTGTACCTTTCTGGGCAACCATCCGGCGAGGCAACGTATTCATTGGCACAGGCACCGCGCCGAAACTGGATCGCACCGTACGCATGAGTTGCTCGAAAAAAGGACTGTTCAGCGTTTTGTAGATACTATCGGTCGGCATACCGTACAGCACCGAAGCCGACGGAATCCACTCCCAGTTGCTACTGTGTGAGGCCATCCCGATCACAGCCTGACCCGCTTTCAATCGATCTTGTACCAGCTCGGCATTAGTAAAGAGCACCCGCTGACGCAATTCGCTGGCCGAAAAGGAGGGCATTTTAATGGTTTCAACGATCAGATCGGTTAAGTTTCGATAAAACCCCTTGGTAATGCGTTGAATGTCAGCGGGCGTTTTTTCCGGGAAGGACAAGCGAAGGTTATTGACCACTACCTGACGCCGGTAACGCACGATATAGAACAAGAGAACGTACAAAAAATCGGCCAGCCCGTAAAGTAACCCTAGTGGCAGACGCGACAAGAATCGAAAGAAGATCATTCGTAATAAATTGGCTATCCCGATTCAAAATGGCGGTTTTGCCTCAGCGATACCGAGAAAATTAAAAATTTGAAAAATCAGTTGGTGGTATTGTTTTTTTGCCTTACTTGTGAACAGATACGTTTGTTGTTATTGGAAAAGTACCAGCCCCAGCCTGATCCGACCGAGTTACTCGTTGAATTACACTATTTGCCTTGTCTGGATTATGTGTCAGGGTTAGTACAGTTTCAGCGGGTGCGGCTGGAAGCTAATGAACATTACCAGAAGCAAAGTTACAGAAATCGCTGCTACGTTCTGACAGCAAATAAAGTGGATACCCTAACCGTGCCGGTGCACCAGGGGACCCATCACCTTCCCATCCGGGAGCTACGGGTGGACAATGGGCAGCCCTGGCAACAACATCACTGGCGGTGTCTGCAATCAGCTTACAGTAAAGCACCGTTTTTTGAGTTCTATGCACCCGAGTTCGAGCGGGTTTACCAGCAGAACTGGACATTTCTGTTCGACCTGAATGTCGAGGTGCTGACAATTTGTCTGAATCTATTGCGGGTGAAGGTGGACGTGAACCTGACAGAATGGTACGAGAAAGAACCGACAGTCGGCTTATTTGACGTTCGTTCAACGATAAATCCACGGAATAGGCTAGAATCGTATGTATTCTACCAGCCGAAACCGTATCAGCAGAACTTTGGCTTTGATTTTGCACCAAACCTGAGTATAATAGACCTATTATTCTGCCAAGGACCACTGGCGACGGAGTTTTTAAGTTTGAAATGATTTACAGTTTTTGGGTGTTATAGTAGTATAAAATCACCCGAAAACGTACGCACCAATAACTACGAAACTGGTCTGCTGGCAGGAGTGAACAAATCCTTAAAACTCTTCGTTAAGCCAGTATACGCTTACCCAAGGAGACCCCAAGCGAATGGAAGCAAAATTCTCAAACCGCGTCAAGGAAGTCATCACGCTGAGTCGGGAGGAAGCCTTACGCTTAGGCCATGACTACATCGGAACCGAACATCTGCTATTAGGCATGATTCGTGAGGGCGAGGGTGTGGCCGTTGGTCTACTGAAAAAACTCGGTATTTCGCTCGACGAACTCCGGGTCACTATTGAACAGGCAACGAAAGGAACGGCGACCAACAATGTGAAAAATCTGGCGAACATTCCTCTGACCCGTCAGTCGGAGAAGACGCTGAAAATCACATATTTAGAAGCAAAGATTTTCAAAAGCCCACTCATCGGAACGGAGCATTTGTTGCTGTCGATTCTGCGCGATGAAGACAATGTCGCCACGCAGATTCTCAACAAGTTCAATGTCAATTACGAAGTTATTAAAGAAATGCTCGAATATCAGTCTTCGGGAAGCCGTCCAGTGATGGGCCCCGAAACCGACGACGACGACAACGATCGGGGCATGTTCGGTGGTAGCGGCAATGCGGGTTCCGGTAAAGATCCAAAAGGTTCTGAGAAATCGAGAACACCTGTTCTTGACAACTTTGGCCGGGATCTAACTAAGCTCGCTGAGGTCGGTAAACTGGACCCCATCGTCGGTCGCGAAAAAGAAATTGAGCGTGTGGCCCAGATCCTGAGCCGCCGGAAGAAAAACAATCCGATCCTCATTGGTGAGCCGGGCGTTGGTAAAACGGCCATTGCCGAAGGACTTGCGCTCCGGATTGTGCAGAAAAAGGTATCGCGGGTACTCTTCGGGAAACGCGTCGTTACCCTTGACCTCGCATCGCTTGTGGCTGGTACGAAATACCGTGGTCAGTTCGAAGAGCGGATGAAGGCGGTGATGAACGAACTGGAGAAATCGCCCGAAGTTATTCTGTTTATCGATGAGCTGCACACCATCGTTGGTGCGGGTGGTGCGTCAGGTTCGCTCGATGCGTCGAACATGTTCAAACCAGCGTTAGCGCGGGGCGATATTCAATGCATTGGTGCCACGACATTAGACGAGTATCGCCAGTACATTGAGAAAGATGGTGCGTTGGCCCGTCGTTTCCAGATGGTGATGGTTGATGCCACGTCAATTGACGAAACCATCGAAATCCTGAACAACATCAAGGATAAATACGAGGATCACCACCACGTCAATTACACCAAAGAAGCCATCGAGGCCGCGGTGAAATTGTCAGAACGGTATATATCGGATCGATTCCTGCCTGATAAAGCCATTGACGTAATGGATGAAGTTGGCGCTCGTGTGCACATCTCGAACATCACGGTTCCCGAAGATATCCTGAAGCTCGAAGAGCAGATCGAGAATATCAAAAAGGAGAAAAACCAGGTTGTCAAGAGCCAGAAGTACGAAGAAGCCGCTCAGCTCCGTGACAAAGAAAAGCGCCTGATCGACCAACTCGACCGTGCCAAGCAGGCATGGGAAGAGGATACCAAGAAGCGTCGCTACACGGTCAACGAAGAAAACGTTGCTGAAGTCGTCGCGATGATGACGGGTATTCCGGTGACAAGTGTCTCCAACGACGAAGGCAAGAAACTGATCAACATGGGCGATGAGCTGAAAGGCCGGGTAATCGGTCAGCAGTCAGCCATCGACAAATTGGTAAAAGCCATTCAGCGGAC of Spirosoma agri contains these proteins:
- a CDS encoding lysophospholipid acyltransferase family protein, with translation MIFFRFLSRLPLGLLYGLADFLYVLLFYIVRYRRQVVVNNLRLSFPEKTPADIQRITKGFYRNLTDLIVETIKMPSFSASELRQRVLFTNAELVQDRLKAGQAVIGMASHSSNWEWIPSASVLYGMPTDSIYKTLNSPFFEQLMRTVRSSFGAVPVPMNTLPRRMVAQKGTPRIIALVADQVPDVPEQAYWTDFLHQDTPFYPGTERLARSRQLPVFYTQLRRIRRGYYEVTFTLIGEPPYTTLPPGAILENYRDLLEETIRNYPSDWLWSHKRWKHWRGKYPKISAKLD
- a CDS encoding WbqC family protein is translated as MEKYQPQPDPTELLVELHYLPCLDYVSGLVQFQRVRLEANEHYQKQSYRNRCYVLTANKVDTLTVPVHQGTHHLPIRELRVDNGQPWQQHHWRCLQSAYSKAPFFEFYAPEFERVYQQNWTFLFDLNVEVLTICLNLLRVKVDVNLTEWYEKEPTVGLFDVRSTINPRNRLESYVFYQPKPYQQNFGFDFAPNLSIIDLLFCQGPLATEFLSLK
- a CDS encoding ATP-dependent Clp protease ATP-binding subunit codes for the protein MEAKFSNRVKEVITLSREEALRLGHDYIGTEHLLLGMIREGEGVAVGLLKKLGISLDELRVTIEQATKGTATNNVKNLANIPLTRQSEKTLKITYLEAKIFKSPLIGTEHLLLSILRDEDNVATQILNKFNVNYEVIKEMLEYQSSGSRPVMGPETDDDDNDRGMFGGSGNAGSGKDPKGSEKSRTPVLDNFGRDLTKLAEVGKLDPIVGREKEIERVAQILSRRKKNNPILIGEPGVGKTAIAEGLALRIVQKKVSRVLFGKRVVTLDLASLVAGTKYRGQFEERMKAVMNELEKSPEVILFIDELHTIVGAGGASGSLDASNMFKPALARGDIQCIGATTLDEYRQYIEKDGALARRFQMVMVDATSIDETIEILNNIKDKYEDHHHVNYTKEAIEAAVKLSERYISDRFLPDKAIDVMDEVGARVHISNITVPEDILKLEEQIENIKKEKNQVVKSQKYEEAAQLRDKEKRLIDQLDRAKQAWEEDTKKRRYTVNEENVAEVVAMMTGIPVTSVSNDEGKKLINMGDELKGRVIGQQSAIDKLVKAIQRTRVGLKDPKKPIGSFIFLGPTGVGKTELAKVLATYLFDKDDALVRIDMSEYMEKFSVSRLVGAPPGYVGYEEGGQLTEKIRRKPYSVVLLDEIEKAHPDVFNILLQVLDDGILTDGLGRRVDFRNTIIIMTSNIGVRDLKDFGAGIGFATKKSAETQDDLMKNTIQSALRKAFSPEFLNRLDDVIVFNSLQREDIHKIIDLMLGKLLGRVTNLGYTVELSEKAKDFLSEKGYDPQYGARPLSRAIQRYLEDPVAEEILKGELKEGDIIMADYSGEGELLTISVKKQETVVE